From Camelina sativa cultivar DH55 chromosome 5, Cs, whole genome shotgun sequence:
gatgcaccaataacctactggtggattgggatatccacagtgatgggttaggatcgatgccctgcagggccagcctatgggggcaactagcagtgaggctagtggggcctacggacgggttgtcacacttTCTCAAGGGATCCATACATATTAGCCTCTCAAGCTAAGCAAGTGTTTTACTCAAGGGAAAATGATTCATCGAGTTGGTATGTGGCAATGAGAGGTCCTTCAAGAAGATACACtcagaaagaatatgaagatgGAGTAGCAGACATTAGGCCATTGCCACCAGATATTGACGTTGGTGCTGACTTGGATGAATCTGAAAATGAGCGAACAGATTGTGAAGGCATATATGTCTGTTAGTGTGTGAGATGTGTGAAATGTGTGCTTTGTCTTTTGTCTATTAGTTTTCTGTGCTGTTTGTTCGACGTTTTTTTAACCCGTATATTGTGTCTAACTTTCAGGTGAGTTGACATGACCCGTACAAGTAAAAAGCATGGAAGAAAGCGTGTTGATAAGAAAGTCGATGAGGAGGTAGAATTTGTGCGAACTATTGAACCAGAACCTGTAAAATCTGGAGTCCAACTACCAGATCCTGTAGAGGATcctgaaaaagaagatgaaccTGAAGGTGAGCCATTGGTCGATGCAgaacatgaagaaaaagaacctgAAGGTGAGCCATTGGTCGATGCAGAACCTGGAGAAGAAGAACCTGAAGGTGAAATTGAATTATCTGTTCCTGTTGAAACAAAGAGTAAGAGACAGCGAGGACCAACACGGATGAAAGACATCGCCAAGGATCCAAATACCAGAGTTCAAGTAGAGTACACTATGATGGGAGAGCCTTATGGTGAAGGATCAGTTAAGATGGCATCATACGTAGGAGCATTGGTACGGGAACATGTTCCAATCACAATTGATCGTTGGCCCAAAGTAGGTGAAGACATCAAGATTCAGGTATGCCATTTTCATTTACTTAGTTAACTTTGCTCAAATATCGTTTtttcacaaacttttttttcacTGTAATGAATGCAGGCAAGCTTTGCAGTAGATGAAGAGTATCAAAAGGTTGCAGTGCTTAAGCAGATGGGATGTTTATGGAGGGCATATAAATCAGGCATTGTCAATAAGATAAGAGAAGCTAATACTAACCAAGAGAGGATGAATCTGCGACCTAAGAATATATCTCCTTTCGAGAGGCGTAAATTTGTCAAATATAAAACTAGCAAAGAATTCAAGGTATGCATCTACAAAtaaatgagtttttttgttatatcataGATTACATAATAATTATTCATCTATTAGGTTATAAGCGATAGTTATAAGGAAAGAAGGCGCAAACAGATTCCTCACACATGTAGTCGCAGAGGGATGGTTAGGCTAACAGAAGATATGGTCAGTATCCTTTAAAATATATCCCTTTTTATTATGATCATTCTGCTTTTAAATACTTGTTCTTTATAATAATTCCTTTTTATTGTTTAGAAAAAGGAATCTGCAAACCCATCAGAGGTGACGAGGCTAAAGGTCTGGGTCAAGTCTCGTACCAAGAAAGATGGTACCCCAGTGAATACGAATGCGGCTGAAATGATTGTGAGTTATATATTTGTGCTTGCTCTGATGGTTTGAATATTGTTTGTGCGTTGTGTGATCATTTCAAATTGTAATTTGCAGAAAAAGGCAGCTGAGATTATTAGTGGTACTACACCAATTACAACCAATGAAACAGACGATGCACTTGTCCAACTGTTAGGACCTGATAATCCTGGTCGAATGAGGACAATGGGAAGAAACATGTCTAAGACCAAATTAGCTTGTCTCCAAGTGAATCATAAGTCTATGGCTGAATTGCAAGATAAACATGTTAATCTCCAGCAAAAGGTCAATGAgttagaaaatataattgacTTTCTCAAGAACAAGGTTAGACACTTAACTATTTATGCATTAATTAACATGATGAATTAGCATCCAAGATTTAACTATGCTTTTTTATTTGTAGCAAGGACAAGACACTGAAGTTGGTGAAATCTCAGCTGCTAAAGTGAGTAATTTTTATAAGATGCgtgattatttatttgttactaTATACTGTCTGATATGTACTGTATTGGTAATTGTATAGAGtgtgaacaaaaaaacacaacctAAGTGTGTTTTGACTGATTGGACTGGTGGTGATGCAAATGTTGCTGAGGGACGCATTATTTCTTCTGACCCGGAGGAGTTAGTGAATGGTTGTCGCTTAGGCCCATCAGATGTTAAAGTTTTGGTTGAAACTGCTATTTTACCAGAAATGTTCCTTTGGAGACCTGCGCTGAACATGTTGACAGTCGATAAAGCTGTTGGACAGATGATTGCATGGCCTGCCTCTAAGTGTGTTAACTTAGAAAAGGAGATCGAAATTGAAGATATTAGACCGCtggtaaaattaaatattgCTATAGTATCATGGCTGTATGATTATTTGGAAAAATGATTAGTTAACATAATCAGATTGTTGTGTTAATGACTTTGACAGGGACCAAGCACAAATTCGCCGAATAAATGCATACTATTGGATTTGTCTGCATATGATGTAGTTGTTGCAGAAGGACGATGGCAGATGGAAGAACCAACAGCATTAGTTAACGGCATTTCTATCGGACCAATTGCAGTCAAAGTATTTGTTGATAAGGTGCTTCAGCCTGAAACATTTATATGAAGGCCTACGGTGGATGTGGCATACCTTGGGGACTGTGTCAAATCTTTTGTAGCATGGCCTGCCAGAAAAGTTGTCATTCAATCTTCACCAGATGCATCAAGTCACAAATCTTCTCTCCAAATGTCTGAAAGTAGTGAGAAAACTTCAAGAACAGGTTCAAAACATACTACTGATAAGTCTTCACCAACAGGTCCAAAATCTCCTATAAGAAAAACGCAACTTGCTACACAAGCCCCTCTTCGAAGATCTCCAGTAAATATTCTTGATACATCATTTTAGAAAGCATTCTAGTTATTATTCTATCTGTTGTAAACTGGTTAATATTGTTAACATGGCAGCGTAAAAATGAAGCTGTCAAGGAAAATCAGAAGTGCAAGTTACTGGATATTAGTGGAAAGAAGCAGGTTGTTGCTGAAGGACGAGTGCATTCAATCGACCCAGATCTTAAAGTCCACTTTGTTCGATTGGGGGAAAATGCAGCTAGAGTATGGGTTGATGTAGTAAAGATAGATGATGCAGCAGTCTGGAGGACATCAGATGAAATCGAGTACATGAGAGATGCACTCGGTTCATCTATTGCTTGGCCGATGGATAAGTTGGTCATCTTTTGAGTTTATAAACCGGGGTAAGTAATATGTGTTATGTTTGTGTTTTCGTTTAACATATGACAGACTGCTAGTGATATAAATAACTGATATAATACATTGTTGCTTGTAGCAGGGAATGAAGAAAGTTTGGTCCAAGTTAGCTAGTTTTAATTAGTTAAGACTAAGCTAATTaatcaacttatatatatgcctaatgttatgtattttggattCAGACTTTACAACCTATGTTGAATGACTTTGTTGACTTCTGTTCTGAATGTTGAATTAGAGACAGGTTTATGTTTAATGATTTAAATCTCTACTTGTTCTGTTAATTGGTTTATAGATTTAAACAGGTTTAGAGCtttctggaaaaaaatataattggacaaaataaaacaattcaattCATATATCATAGCTCTGATAATTTGTTATCAAACATTATACTACAACTAATAAAAATGCtataagtatattatatataacaattctCAAAAGATATTGtataagaatatattatagCATTGAAGTCATGCTGCACCAATATATTTCAAACCAAAAGATAATTGCTATTGTATAAGGACCTACGATAACAAAAATCTACGTGTTATATAATAACAGATAATAGCATCGAAATATTGTTATAGTATCTTTGCCAATCATAGCATACGCAAACAACGCTATTGTATGGGTGACATCTACCATGGCTGCCGATGTCACAGCATTTGCGATTTCGCTGTGAAATACCTACTATAGCAGTTTTTCTGCGCTAACAATGTACATATCTCTTATAGTGATTCAAGATTTCCAAAGTTGCTGATACAATATTGAAGGAGGATTAGGGAAAAGCTAATTACATATTAGTCCCCCAAACAGATGTTTACATGTATATCTTATAATTTCATGGATGGCGTTAATTGTTGAGCGCCAAAGTGAATCAAAGTATAGAAAACACAATTAACGCCATCCATGTAATTAATCCATGCTCAGAGTTTTTAAtctacattttaattttttaagtcACTAATGATTACTTACATAGATTAAATGGCGCAAACCTCTATGCTTAAAAATTTAACAGTCACCCTCAATATTTTCCAACAAATGCAATAAATTGTTtggattttggaaaacaaatttcTTCTACCTCTTCTACTTCCACTCATTTCCAGTCCAATTAATACCAAGATTGTAAGTCGCTtatcttgattttgatttcaaagTCTATTGTTGGGTACAAACCAACGTCCCACATcagaagattagaaaaaaaactttctaatatataagtcaaTTCCAAGCATACTTATTTAGTATGAGGTCTTTTGGAAAGGAGCCCAAggagcccaataagaaatccgtgCGAGTTTTGCTATCTCGGCCCAAAAGAGACAATATCTTGAATTGGATTTAGAAAACTCAACAAAGTCTGCTCTATTGCACCTTCGCCATCAGAAACTTCATCCGTCTCTGCTTTATTTGAATCTCCCAccctctctctcgctctctagtTCTATTTTGACTTGTGTTCTACAAGTAGAGTTCTACTATATATAGAAACTAAGAAACTGCTACAAAGTTCGAATAACAAAAACTAACCGTACAGAAATTTTAACAGTTCTAAATTATTAGTAGGAGTAAGATTGATAATCAGCAATGAAACGTTGGGAAAGAGGAGACTAAAAAAGATGCTGTATCTTTTTTAGGGTGTAAAGACTTGAGTGAATTTTGAGTTTCGGGCCGTCAGGGCTTCTTGAGCCAAGATTATTCAGTAAAGTCAAAGTCTTCCGCCAAAACCAAAAGTCTCCGCGGATAATACTATCAATATTATTCTTTGTCAACTTgataataatctaaaatcttGGGAAgagttcttttattaaaaacaaaaagaaaactcgGGAAGAGTTGTAATGTCAAATTAGAACTACTCAATGTTGATGTTCTCTCCATCATGTGTCACGGTGATggtattgatgatgatgatgatgatggtatcACTGCGCGTGAATGGGTATAGCCGTTGCATTGAAAGCGAAAGGAAAGGATTGCTAGAGCTCAAGGCCTATCTCAACAACACCATGAATCCGTATGATTGGCCTAATGACACAGACAGCGATTGTTGCAGATGGAAAAGAGTCAAGTGTGATCTTAAAAGCAAGCGTGTGATCAGCCTCGTCTTGAGTGATACATACGACGCTCCTCCCCTACTAAATCTTTCCGTGTTCTATCCCTTTGAAGAATTACAAACTCTAAATTTACGTGGTCTCGGGTACTGCCAAGGCTGGTTCGATGATATCTATGGTATATTATCATTTACTTCCATTTCTTATCATATTTTCCATCCGAAAAAGTTCATTCTCTAGTCACATATATCATTGGTTTCGATTTGCAGGTTATAAAAGCCTCGGGAGATTGAAAAATCTTAAGATCTTCGATTTCAGTAAAAACAGCGGCGTCAATATTAGTATTTTACCTTTTCTAAATACAGCTTTTTCGCTTAGAACTTTAATACTTCGTGGGAATTATATGGAAGTTGTAAAGGTATATAGGACAAGAAATCACTCAAACTGCTTGGAAACGCaccaagcaaacgcttttattcaaacttataaaaacttcCTTTTACAAGTTATGAATCTAAGCCTACTCTCTTGCCTATCTATCACAACAcactgtgtagatctaaaagagtaaaatgaacacactcaccttcaaagctttTCTGATTGTTTGAAGGCTTACAAAATCTCACAACTTTTATCCACGAGTGCTaactctttttgcggctagccctcgtctCTTTAAACCCTTCACAcacgatctctaacctagatctttgtgaatccctaactaaaaggaaatattccttatcctaaGAAATATCCTCCCTTAACTCTCTCGATCAAATATACCCTCAATATCTTCGCAtatatcttgatcttcttcttccttccttctcacgcTTCTTATCACGACTTCCATAATCTTCTTCCACGTCAGCCCACctgccacgtcagcatatcagcactctgagacacttcacaagctcctgtcaccttcagagctctgatgcgctttcaatctccccctttttgactgaatctTGCCACAAAAGCAACTGCAGTATCAACCCTGAAAATACACAGACAACACAGCCAAGACAAAAAACACAACCGTACTAGCAGAATATTCCAGCAATCAACTCAAGACGGTTAACCGATAAAGacttgtaaaaataaattgttcaaagccaaaacagaaacaaaatagccaaaacagaaacaaaataaaacaagcCTCAAGTTTTAAACAGGGGAGAAACacataaaatcaacaaaaacagtgagcaacaacaacaactgctCCCCCATAGCTTAATCTCCCCCTCAGGCCTCTGAAACAGactcatctccccctgcttgtttgGCACAGTTTAGTCAAAAATACCAAGAAACTAAACCAGAAATTGGAACGAATCGCAAAGTGAGAAACTACTTACCAGCGTCCAAAGCATCTTGCAGGATCTTAATTGCCAACCGGATGGCTTTGCGCTCTGCAGATGACCCTTTTGGAGAAACAGGGTCAACAGGGACGGATGATGTCTTCTTCCCCTTTGCCTTCTTTGCATCTTTTGACGACAAACTCGGAACAGGTCTCTGAGCAGTCAGCAATTGATAGATGAGGCTGGGAAACGGCAACCGGAAGCCAGACTGAGCTTGTAACCCTAGTTGAATGATCTGGTCGTAGATCATCCGTCCAAAATCAAACGAAATCCcatgcatgatcatgtagatcaccaGAGCCCTATTCGTCGAGATGTACCCCGTGTTCACCGTGGGAGACCAGTTGCTACAGCAGATCCGATGCAGATCCTTGATCACCGGGTTCTTAATTGCAGTAGACACCAGCTGCTTGCAGGATTTGACTCTTCcatcagagagaaacagagccaTATCCTCCTCCAGAATTGCAGCCGTCTGCAATCTCTGTTCGCGCACATCCACAGACTTCAGACCAAACAGGGCATTGATACGGCTTGGAGAGAACTCATAGACCCAGTCTCGGACGAGCACGTCGACAGACTCCCCCTCAATCTTGACCGTTGGAAGATTCGCCCAGAATTCATAGACCACCTCCGAGTCGTACGAGCCAATCTGAGTAACGGTTTTAAGCAGCCCAGCGTTGTCTATGAACTCTCTAGTCTTGTCTGCAGCATCGAGTGGATAACAAACCTCGGGAGCAAGCGTTTGAGAGGCAAAGAACCCATATCGTCGAACAGCTTCTGAGGAGATGAACCGTCTGGCATCAAAATCGTTTGACGAGGCTCCTCGGGATGTGGTGGATGTGCCCTTATCTTTGTGGAGAGATGGGCGTTTGGAGTCACGACTGTCTAGATCAGCAGGCGGTTGTCTTTTGCGTAAACGGTATGAGACTCCTTGAGACGGCAGGACAGGTACAGGCACATCACCGGTAAGATCTACCACCGGAAATCGAGAAGTCACCTCTCTCGGCGGAGAAGACGAGGAGTCGCAGGTCTCTTGGTTCCCGTGAGAAGGCGAGGGAACTTGATCCACCCGAGTCGGTGATGCAGTGACAGACTCCTCCCGAGGCTGGTAAACCACCATGGCAGTCGCGGGATCGATAGGAGCATGTGGAGTGGGCGGAGGCAATGAAGACGGTGGAGTGTGAAGCTCCTCATCTGAGCTGGAGTCATAGTGGAAACCACTAAAGATGGACTTCATGGTTGATAGAGCGTTGATCGaacggagaagagagagatttgagcaGAAGATTAATCGACACAGGATTGAAATCGCAAAGGTGATGAGGAAAACGCCAAAACCCTAGCTGCTCCTTTTTATACACCTCCGTGAGTCTCAATGGGCTGCACAAACTCGGCCCAAAACATTAAAGATTTCCTGAAACCACTTAATTAGGCATCAGTGTACACTGAATCTATTTCCTCATTTGACTGCATTCAGTCGTTAATTCAACCAATCACAATTAATATTAATGCATTAATAAATctc
This genomic window contains:
- the LOC104789410 gene encoding receptor-like protein 12, which encodes MLMFSPSCVTVMVLMMMMMMVSLRVNGYSRCIESERKGLLELKAYLNNTMNPYDWPNDTDSDCCRWKRVKCDLKSKRVISLVLSDTYDAPPLLNLSVFYPFEELQTLNLRGLGYCQGWFDDIYGYKSLGRLKNLKIFDFSKNSGVNISILPFLNTAFSLRTLILRGNYMEGTFPVTELKNLRNLEVLDLSSNAFVGPVPDLANFHNLQGLDLSNNRFSGSLETKG